The following are encoded in a window of Hippoglossus hippoglossus isolate fHipHip1 chromosome 23, fHipHip1.pri, whole genome shotgun sequence genomic DNA:
- the glipr1a gene encoding glioma pathogenesis-related protein 1 yields the protein MSSTVGLVLLWVWITLDSGASSVSLPETTDSKFIGECVREHNKARSSVRPPASNMLYMTWDEGLSLIAKAWAEHCVFRHNPKLEDDPSVHPNFSSVGENIWTGSPSLFDVKRALKKWVDEKDHYNYQGNKCSLVCGHYTQVVWGSSYKVGCAAHLCPGGVAHFTPREGVVFVCNYATAGNMNSARPYESGGAACSGCTGSCVDRLCRYNWSPVGAPDYVNILIVRPIGLLFTFITAYALRYRYPDVFCYE from the exons ATGAGCAGCACGGTGGGGCTCGTGTTGCTGTGGGTCTGGATCACCCTGGACTCTGGGGCGTCTTCAGTCTCGCTGCCAGAAACAACCGACAGCAAGTTCATTGGCGAATGTGTGAGGGAGCACAACAAGGCACGGTCGTCTGTCCGCCCACCTGCAAGTAACATGCTGTACATG ACCTGGGACGAGGGCCTATCCCTCATTGCAAAAGCATGGGCAGAGCACTGCGTGTTTCGACACAACCCCAAACTCGAAGATGACCCCAGTGTGCACCCCAACTTCTCCTCTGTGGGGGAGAACATATGGACAGGCTCACCCTCCTTATTTGATGTGAAGAGAGCACTAAAGAAATGGGTGGATGAAAAGGATCACTACAACTACCAGGGGAACAAATGCAGTTTAGTCTGTGGCCACTATACACAG GTTGTGTGGGGAAGCAGCTACAAGGTTGGTTGTGCCGCACATCTGTGCCCAGGTGGAGTCGCTCACTTTACTCCCAGGGAgggtgttgtttttgtctgcaacTATGCTACAGC GGGTAACATGAACTCAGCGCGACCATATGAATCTGGAGGTGCAGCCTGCTCTGGATGTACAGGCTCCTGTGTGGACCGTCTCTGCC GCTACAACTGGAGCCCAGTGGGAGCCCCTGACTACGTGAATATTCTGATTGTCCGGCCCATCGGtctcctcttcaccttcatcacaGCATATGCTCTCCGCTACCGCTACCCTGACGTCTTCTGCTATGAGTAG
- the krr1 gene encoding KRR1 small subunit processome component homolog yields the protein MASSTTGDGVSETQTGKKAKKTKSEVDETELLTVPDGWKESPFTKDDNPRGLLEESSFATLFPKYREAYLRECWPLVEKALGETYIKVSLDLIEGSMTVKTTKKTFDPYAILRARDLIKLLARSVPFEQAVRILQDDVACDIIKVGTLVRNRERFVKRRQRLIGPKGSTLKALELLTTCYVMVQGNTVSALGPYNGLKEVRKVVMDTMKNIHPIYNIKTLMIKRELSKDPDLRVQSWERFLPTFRHKHLSKRKQPKKKSVKKEYTPFPPPQPDSQVDKELATGEFFLRESVKKRKKMEEIKVKQAEALTKKQEERNKAFIPPKEKPLMKKTTKAPTDGKLDINAIKEKVRKAKTKKLGAPPVNPAPPPTDKKKKKSKSKKSRG from the exons ATGGCGTCCTCCACGACGGGAGACGGCGtgagtgaaacacaaactgggaAAAAGGCTAAAAAGACTAAAAGCGAAG TGGATGAAACTGAACTCCTCACTGTTCCCGATGGATGGAAAGAGTCGCCGTTCACCAAAGATGACAATCCCCGTGGTCTCCTGGAGGAGAGCAGCTTCGCCACCCTCTTCCCCAAATACAGAGAAGCCTACCTGAGAGAGTGCTGGCCGCTTGTGGAGAAGGCTTTAGGAGAGACT TACATAAAAGTGTCTCTGGACCTGATTGAAGGCAGCATGACAGTTAAAACCACTAAGAAAACGTTTGACCCATACGCCATCTTAAGAGCCAGAGACCTCATCAAGCTGCTGGCCAGGAGTGTCCCGTTTGAACAG GCTGTTCGGATATTACAGGATGACGTGGcctgtgacatcatcaaagTCGGAACCCTGGTTAGGAACAGAGAGCGGTTTGTGAAGCGAAGACAGCGGCTGATCGGTCCCAAGGGTTCCACCCTAAAA GCATTAGAGCTGTTAACCACCTGCTATGTGATGGTGCAGGGCAACACGGTGTCGGCCCTGGGGCCTTACAACGGACTGAAGGAG GTTCGCAAAGTGGTGATGGACACCATGAAGAACATCCACCCCATCTACAACATCAAG ACGCTCATGATCAAGCGGGAGCTGTCCAAAGACCCTGACCTGCGGGTTCAGAGCTGGGAGCGCTTTCTGCCCACGTTCCGCCACAAGCACCTGTCCAAGCGCAAGCAGCCCAAGAAGAAGAGCGTGAAGAAGGAGTACACACCGTTCCCTCCGCCGCAGCCAGACAGCCAG GTTGACAAAGAGCTCGCCACAGGAGAGTTCTTCCTGCGTGAGAGCgtgaaaaagaggaagaagatggaggaaatTAAG GTCAAACAAGCAGAGGCGCTGACCAAGAAGCAGGAAGAGCGGAACAAAGCTTTCATTCCTCCGAAAGAGAAGCCTTTAATGAAGAAGACCACGAAAG CTCCTACAGACGGTAAGCTGGACATCAATGCCATCAAGGAGAAAGTACGAAAGGCCAAAACCAAGAAGCTGGGAGCTCCGCCAGTGAACCCAGCTCCCCCTCCCacagacaagaagaagaagaagagcaaatcGAAAAAAAGCAGAGGCTAA